The Thermoleophilaceae bacterium genome window below encodes:
- a CDS encoding glycosyltransferase family 4 protein — MDIVVCGAHVPYMRGGAELHMENLVNALEVAGHRADLVRLPVVWDRKRILDAPLAWRLLPIDADVVIATNFPSYFVRHPRKVVWLFHQHRSAYDAVDSPWSDFGLDPEALATQRLLSEWDARALEEATQIYTTSRVVADRLARFNGVEGAPLYHPPPLHDRLGPGPFDDYVLCVSRLEANKRPELLVEGVASSSGAVRGVLAGSGSMETALRATVKRLGAADRVELLGFVPDDRLVELYRSCLAVVYAPHDEDYGYGTLQAFCAGKPVITASDSGGVLEWVEDGVTGIVTDGGAAGVASAIDSLAADRELARRMGEAGRQRVENLGWERVVERLLAR; from the coding sequence ATGGACATCGTCGTCTGCGGCGCGCACGTCCCCTACATGCGTGGTGGGGCGGAGCTCCACATGGAGAACCTCGTGAATGCCCTGGAGGTTGCGGGTCACCGCGCCGACCTGGTGCGACTTCCCGTGGTCTGGGACCGCAAGCGGATCCTTGACGCGCCCCTCGCCTGGCGTCTCCTTCCGATCGACGCCGACGTCGTGATCGCGACGAACTTTCCCTCCTACTTCGTCCGGCACCCACGGAAGGTGGTCTGGCTCTTCCACCAGCACCGCTCGGCGTACGACGCGGTGGACTCACCCTGGTCCGACTTCGGCCTGGACCCGGAAGCGCTCGCCACGCAGCGGCTGCTGAGCGAGTGGGACGCCAGGGCGCTCGAGGAGGCGACGCAGATCTACACCACGTCCCGAGTTGTGGCGGACCGGCTTGCGCGATTCAACGGCGTGGAGGGTGCGCCGCTGTATCACCCTCCCCCGCTGCACGATCGGCTGGGGCCGGGCCCGTTCGACGACTACGTCCTGTGTGTGTCGCGGCTTGAGGCGAACAAGCGCCCCGAGCTGCTCGTCGAGGGAGTCGCGTCGTCCAGCGGGGCGGTGCGAGGGGTCCTCGCCGGGAGCGGTTCCATGGAGACGGCCCTGCGCGCCACGGTGAAGCGACTCGGCGCGGCTGACCGCGTGGAGCTGCTCGGCTTCGTACCCGACGACCGGCTGGTCGAGCTGTACAGGTCCTGCCTGGCCGTGGTGTACGCGCCCCACGACGAGGACTACGGCTATGGCACGCTGCAGGCGTTCTGTGCGGGGAAGCCAGTGATCACAGCGAGCGACTCGGGCGGCGTGCTCGAGTGGGTCGAGGATGGGGTGACGGGCATCGTCACGGACGGCGGCGCCGCCGGGGTGGCGAGCGCAATCGATTCGCTCGCCGCGGATCGCGAGCTTGCGCGGCGAATGGGTGAAGCGGGCCGCCAGCGAGTGGAGAACCTGGGTTGGGAGCGGGTGGTCGAACGTCTGCTGGCGCGCTGA